Proteins found in one Apostichopus japonicus isolate 1M-3 chromosome 16, ASM3797524v1, whole genome shotgun sequence genomic segment:
- the LOC139983469 gene encoding aqualysin-1-like, which yields MNSLLCLLLLTTLGSSAGALAPLYHMKDKINNRYIVKLKDDSHVDGFLSTLDTPIFELVGGHIQQKYHKVNAFSSVLSSKALELIRRSPSVEFIEEVGLVYAQEVGSWGLDRIDSHELSDMDEEYSPKFSGEGVNVYVIDTGVNPTHDDLAGRCDVFFNAIDFGLSDGADCNGHGSHCAGTVAGSTYGVAKNAHIYGVRVLSCVGFGSTESVVSGCEKVASDAILPAVASLSLGGGVSAAMDAAITTMVKNGVTSVVAAGNSNADACLSSPAREDMAITVAASDSNDQRASFSNYGSCTDIFAPGVAITSIWYDSNDSTNTISGTSMACPHVAGAAALILEENPNLSPSVVKAALVNTAVNDKITDPGDGSPNKLLQVKTD from the exons ATGAACTCGCTCCTTTGTTTACTACTTCTAACGACTCTCGGTTCCTCTGCAGGTGCGCTTGCACCTCTGTATCACATGAAAGATAAAATCAATAATCGGTATATAGTCAAACTGAAG GATGACAGCCATGTGGATGGTTTTCTTTCGACCCTAGATACTCCCATTTTTGAGTTGGTGGGTGGCCATATCCAGCAGAAGTACCACAAAGTCAATGCCTTCAGCTCCGTGTTGTCGAGTAAAGCATTAGAACTC ATCCGTCGCTCGCCATCCGTTGAATTCATAGAAGAGGTTGGTCTGGTTTATGCTCAAGAGGTTGGTTCCTGGGGCCTAGACAGAATTGATAGCCATGAATTATCAGATATGGATGAGGAGTATTCGCCAAAAT TCAGCGGAGAGGGAGTGAATGTCTACGTCATCGACACAGGAGTCAACCCTACCCATGATGACCTCGCTGGTAGATGTGATGTGTTCTTTAATGCAATCGACTTTGGTCTAAGTGAC GGTGCAGATTGCAATGGTCATGGCTCACACTGTGCAGGGACCGTTGCTGGTTCCACCTACGGAGTTGCTAAGAATGCCCACATATACGGTGTACGAGTTTTGAGCTGCGTGGGGTTCGGTAGCACGGAAAGTGTTGTTTCAG GTTGCGAGAAGGTTGCCAGCGACGCGATTTTACCCGCTGTAGCATCTCTTTCACTTGGAGGCGGTGTTAGTGCAGCAATGGACGCTGCTATAACGACCATGGTGAAGAACGGTGTGACGTCAGTGGTAGCTGCTGGAAATTCCAACGCTGATGCTTGTCTTTCGTCTCCAGCCCGGGAAGATATG GCAATTACAGTTGCAGCTAGCGATAGCAATGACCAACGAGCATCTTTCTCTAACTATGGTAGCTGTACTGACATCTTCGCTCCAGGAGTTGCAATAACATCGATATGGTATGATAGTAACGACAGTACTAACACCATCAGTGGAACATCTATGGCTTGTCCACATGTCGCGG GGGCAGCTGCTCTCATATTGGAAGAAAACCCAAACTTATCTCCCAGCGTGGTGAAAGCTGCTCTTGTAAACACCGCAGTGAATGACAAGATTACAGATCCAGGAGACGGCTCACCAAACAAACTCCTCCAGGTGAAGACGGACTAG